One Argentina anserina chromosome 6, drPotAnse1.1, whole genome shotgun sequence genomic window, AGACTAACAAAGTAAACTGACAGAGTGACTATTAAGAAGGAAAATTGTTACTATAGGGACTATTCAGATTAAgataaatttttttggacTAAACAGATTACTAGTTAAAACTACAGGAGTTTGcccaaaaaaaatatcaaaccGACAGAGTAGCAAGTAAAttcatttgagagtttgagaCCTTCATGTAAAAACTAgacagacaaaaaaaaaggaagatacGAGAAAAGTTTAATGAAAGCATAGAAGCTAGAAAATGTTGAGCTTTTCAGTTCGAGACAAGTACCGCTGATCCATTTGGCACATTTATCTTATCGCAACTGCGAAACCAGGTTCCCAGCCAATCGGATCATACACAACTCCGGCAccgacccaaaaaccaaaCTTCCACGTTCTTTCAACGCCATTGAAACCAAGCTCAGCagttccttcttctcctctcatCACGATCGATCCAGACCCAGGTATGCAAGATTGTTATGATTTCTCAAATGAacttctcaaattcataaactTACATTTCTGGGGTTTTCATATTGAAGAATCATAAACCGTAGTGGTGTCTATTAGCGCTGAATCTAATGTGATCATTCACATGTTAAAGATGCAAGCTTTCACTACATGTTAGAAGCATCAAGTTTATTGGGACCACATGGATGGTGGCTTTGGCTTCTATCTATGTTGTGATAATTTTTCTTATCCCTATTATTGGTTCCTTGAGCATAACCTTGATACaagttgaaattttgattgattGGGAATGCATCCATTGTGCAATCGAAATACTTGTGTTACTCCAAGTAGAATGTCCTAGTGATTCTTAGATTACCAATTAGGCTGTACTGTAAGCTTGTTATTGTTGTGCTTTACTTTTCCCAGGTTCTGTAAGTTGAGTTTGGAAGAGGGTTTGAGACTTTTGAGGAAAATGTACCCTGGTGGTTACACTGCTGAAGTTACGAGCTTATCCACTAAAGCCACTGAGAAGGATGTTTACGATTTCTTCAGTCACTGTGGGGCAGTTGAACATGTTGAGATAATGAGGTAGAGTTCATCTGTCCCTGATTCTAATTGCTGAAGTTCACTACTTTTGCATTTTTATTTGAGTGATTCTAGGGGTATTGCGTTTAAATATTGACTATGTGTTTGTTTGTCCACCATAAACTCATTGAATTGATCAGAAGCTGTTTGTTTATTgaaaatggtaaaaaaaaaaaactaccttTGCAATGCCTATTTCATTTGCTAAGCTTAGGTTATTGGCTCAGTTAGCACCAGTATTTGCAAGTCATCACATTGGCTCAGTCGTGATCACTGCTGTTTGTACTCCTGATTTCTCCTAATGGCCTTGCCCTATAGCCATGGAACCATAAGGATCAATATTTATGAATAGCAGTAAATTCATTCCCTGTGATTCTACCGATTTCCATTCGACAAATGAATGGTTTCAATAAGAATGCAtacatacacacacatatatatatatatatatgtatacagaGCTTCTCggctgcggacgtccgcacggTGCGGAATCGGCGATTCCGGCCACCGGCGACGCGCAACGACGGTGCCgaccagcacagccgcactccACTCCTCCCGGCGCTCATGtatgtgccggccggagctgcaGTGCCGGCGTGGGCCAGccggaatctcgaaatttcaaatttctagGCACCGTGCGGAGATTTCGAGATTCCGGCTGCCGTAGGCCGGCGCTACAGgtccggccggcacagacagGGGCGCCGGGAGGAGGGGAGTACGGCTGTGCTGGTTGGCGCCGTCGTTACACGTCACCGGTGGCCGGAATCGCTGAATCCGCACCGTACGGACGGTGCAGACGTCCGCATCTGAgaatttatgtatatatatatatataattttatggcAAATATGAGCATCTGTCATGAGAAATCTTCCATTTGAAGGACAAAGTCCCAAATATTGAATGTTGAAATCACAAGTTTAAGTACGTTTGATCATAATGATTTGTGTTTGTGATTAAATTGTTGACTTCATTGTTGGAAACAGGTCCGGCATATATGCCTGTGCTGCATATGTGACATTCAGAGATTCTTATGCTCTTGAAACTGCTGTATTGCTCAGTGTAAGCTGTTGTTTGCTCTTACCTTGAAATGCTTCCTGAGTTGAAAAGTTTGCTCTCTGAACTTACATTAACCTGAGTTTTGGTCACGTTCTATCATTACGAGAGCTACTATATGTGATTAGCTGTTGATGTCCAGAATAATCAGCTTAAAATTTAGAATTGTATAACTTTTGTTGATCACTCTTACCTGAAAATGCTTCCGGAGTTGAAAAGTTTGCTTCTTGAGCCTGCATTTAGAATTGCATAACTTCGGCCATAAAGTGAGATGCATTTAGTTGGGGTAACAGATTGGCAGCTCAAGTTTTCTTGCAATCATTCTCCATTATATTCTTTCAAGTATTGGGAAATTGATCTTATAAGGATGAAAGACCATCTGTTACTTAAAGAATCATGATAACTAATCCTCATCAAAATTCATGTTGCTCCTTTAATTGTATCAATTTGACATTCAGCTGACATTAATAATGCCTCCTCTGTGCCAATTGCCCGAATCGAAGGATGAACTTTCAAATGTTTGGTGCGAAGTGACCACTGAGTTTTTGTTTTATCCCTTTCTTTGAAAATTTCAGGGAGCCAGAATCGTAGATCAATGTGTATGCATAGCACGCTGGGGAAATTATATTGATGAAGTTGATCCTTTGAATGGTCCTGCATATAACTCTGAAAGCCACAATAGCTCAACGGTATGTGACAAAGCCCTATGTATTGAATCGGCTCACTTGCAggttcataccaaatataaTGCTTTGGAACTTTaattatttgttgatttgtgaaattTACTAAATGGTTAAAGTATGTCTCTGAATATGTGATGTTGAAGCTCAGATTTCGATAATCTACTTTATTTCTTAATATGCATTGGGTTTGTATCTTATTCTTACTCAGATAACCCTTTTTAATATTGTTCCAGGCTTTTCAAACTAGCCAGTTCATTTCTAGCCCAGGAGAGGCCGTAACTGTTGCTCAGGAAGTAGTCAAAACAATGGTAGCCAAGGGATATGTTCTTGGACAAGATGCATTAATCAAGGCCAAAGCTCTTGATGAGTCCTATCAAGTATCAGCAACTGCAGCAGCCAAGGTCTATGAGCTTAGCGATCGAATAGGGCTCACCGAGAGAATTCATGCAGGCAGGGAAGTGGTCAAGTCCGTAGATGAGAACTTCCACGTTTCAGAAATCACGAAAACAGCTGCAACTGCTACCGGTACGGCAGTAGTGGTAGCGGCAACAGTTACCGGGAGAGCAGCTTTAGCAGCAGGAAGTGCTGTAGTGAACAGCAGCTACTTTGCCAAGGGAGCTCTTTGGGTTTCAGACATGCTGACTCGCGCAGGCAAAGCTGCAGCTGATTTGGGCAGTCATGACAGTAAATAAGGAACACATTTTCTCTAGTATGTTCATCTGTATCAACCGATATCTTCACtttcatatataaataaaaaaaaacgatatcTTCACTTAAGATCAATAATCTGATAAATGCCAGCATTGAATATAGAAATTGTCTCTCTAAATTCCTCCATCTATCTGAATATTTGTACATTAAACAATATTGAAATTTAGTAAACATTGTTATATGAAATCGGAGGTCAGTCTAAATCGTCTTGACCATGAATCAAAATGACTTATTCAACATTCTTCATCAGCATGTTTGACCTTGTTCTTTTCTTAATTGAATATTTATGGAGGTAAATGCCCTTGATGATTGGCAACGATGTTGACTCTGACAGAATGTCACTGTTTCGAGATCATTAAGTTAACTTCTcttccatctctctctctctctctctaacacAGTAATCTCTGAAGCTCTTGGTGAATCAGAGCAGAGAGAGACAGCAAGGTTGTGGCTACTTTCAAAATTTAAGGGGCAGGCTTCTCATTTCTATCTGCTTCCCATCAACTACTatctgttttttctttctttaaaaTGCTACTACTATTCTCATCTACCAAAGTGCCAACCAATCTATATATCAATCAGTAGTGCAGCAGTCTTTACCTCCCAACAACCCCTTGATTTTGAAAGTTgacattattttctttcttgcaGAATGTTCACGCTCAAATTCTGTACAATAACATCCAGAAAAGGACAAGTACGAACAAGAAATAAGATTTTTTCatcaaaaaaacaagaaataagATTTATACAATTACGATTAATCGATACAATGATACAATTACGTGGGAGCTTTCATTTCTCTCTAATGACATTGTTGATTCTCTACTTTCTTATCTGCAAGTGCAACCTTTTGCTTCCCTTTCTAGAGTTTATAGTTTATACCATGGCATGGACAAAAATCAACTAAACAAAGGGTTTAAACCCCTTCTAAGATCTGAGCTTTATGCTTCATTATGACGTTGAGTCCACAAAGTAGACAAGCATCCATGGTACTGCAGACATTGCTGTGTAAGAGCTCCATCATTTGAAAACATAGAGCACAACTAAAAAGGCTTGAAATTGACTTCCCTTTTTAGCTTATTGTGTATCAGGTATCACTTTCCAGAGAACAATCAGAATATTTAACAACCATACTGATCCAACAGCATGCACTCAaaccctttttcttcttcttcaatcttcTTTTACAAAGAAAGATCCCAGTGGAGGAGTGGACCCAAATAGTCTCTTAGATATCCCAAGAATTAATGGAAATGTTTCTATTTTAGCTGTTTATGGCATTGTGTTTTCGACCAGAAGCAGTTGTTCATTACCTCCTTTACGTGATGGGCACCATTAATACCCTCTATCACTTTGAACAACCGTAATGAAATGATATGATTTGATTGAATGTAGATGGAGATGGTTTTCTGCTGTTGATTATTAAGAGAATAGAACGAGAAATATGAGCTAATGATGATAGGTACATTTCGACACTCATTGCTTTGTAGTATGCTGGTGTCCCCTTGTTGGCAACTCCATTTCTATATGGCACCATCTCCAAATATAATATTTGTGCGACCATACCTCTCTGCCGTGCCCTAAATTACACTTTATTGAAGGAAATTAAGtgtttaaaatttttaaattaatatacAGCGAGAAGAATGTTAGcaattttctctttaattttattttacatgaaacttaaaattttacaaatctCGGATTTTAACACCTTTTGAAACACCATGCAAGGCTTCATATCTCCAATGTGTGATTATGACAACACTCGGCTATCGAGATGGGTAGTCTTATGCAGTTATGCCACTAGAATAGGTGCAACTTGGTTTTACATATTCA contains:
- the LOC126798570 gene encoding binding partner of ACD11 1; amino-acid sequence: MYPGGYTAEVTSLSTKATEKDVYDFFSHCGAVEHVEIMRSGIYACAAYVTFRDSYALETAVLLSGARIVDQCVCIARWGNYIDEVDPLNGPAYNSESHNSSTAFQTSQFISSPGEAVTVAQEVVKTMVAKGYVLGQDALIKAKALDESYQVSATAAAKVYELSDRIGLTERIHAGREVVKSVDENFHVSEITKTAATATGTAVVVAATVTGRAALAAGSAVVNSSYFAKGALWVSDMLTRAGKAAADLGSHDSK